The following proteins are co-located in the Desulfatitalea tepidiphila genome:
- a CDS encoding sulfotransferase domain-containing protein, whose amino-acid sequence MIKPNFFFIGAPKCGTTSIAFQISQHPNIFISDPKEPHFFEKEIPRGINSLKVYESLFSKAKKHHIIVGEASTGYLYSQTAVPEILKYSTNAKFLVSIRNPYEMAISLHGQALRGGYENQNNFNIAWKLQKNRRMGLNIPKRCPSHLMLLYENRCALGDQIEKLYQLVSPDKVCIVLFDDLKENPVKFYEKIYDFLDVPCFEASSFPVLNVSSRIRLKFVTDAIKFLGKQKRNFGIYKSFGIAKRVASAVSTQKLEKPIIKNDVLKDMYDKFMPQIEKLERIFSRSLVAWKHFPFQGCPENQEKC is encoded by the coding sequence TTGATAAAACCAAATTTCTTTTTTATAGGTGCCCCCAAGTGCGGCACGACATCTATCGCATTTCAAATTTCTCAGCACCCTAATATTTTTATTTCAGATCCAAAGGAGCCACATTTTTTTGAAAAAGAAATACCAAGGGGAATTAATTCGTTAAAAGTTTACGAATCCCTTTTCTCAAAAGCAAAAAAGCATCATATAATTGTAGGAGAAGCATCAACCGGTTACCTTTATTCTCAAACGGCAGTACCTGAAATACTAAAATATTCCACAAATGCGAAATTTTTGGTTTCAATCAGGAATCCCTATGAGATGGCTATTTCATTGCATGGTCAAGCCCTCCGCGGTGGATATGAAAATCAGAATAATTTTAACATCGCTTGGAAGCTTCAAAAGAATCGTAGGATGGGGCTCAATATTCCAAAAAGATGCCCAAGCCATTTAATGTTATTGTATGAAAATAGGTGTGCTTTAGGAGATCAGATTGAAAAATTGTATCAGCTTGTTTCTCCTGATAAAGTTTGTATAGTGCTTTTTGACGATTTAAAAGAGAATCCTGTAAAATTTTACGAGAAAATTTATGATTTTTTAGATGTTCCATGTTTTGAAGCAAGTAGTTTCCCCGTTCTAAATGTAAGCAGCCGAATACGTTTAAAATTTGTAACTGATGCAATTAAATTTCTGGGAAAACAAAAAAGAAATTTTGGTATATACAAGTCATTTGGCATTGCAAAGCGAGTCGCTAGTGCTGTTTCCACCCAAAAATTAGAAAAGCCGATAATTAAAAATGATGTATTGAAAGACATGTACGATAAATTTATGCCCCAGATCGAAAAATTAGAACGCATTTTTAGTAGAAGCTTAGTGGCCTGGAAACATTTTCCCTTTCAAGGTTGTCCCGAAAACCAGGAAAAGTGTTAA
- a CDS encoding flippase — translation MIRILKQTLHNLTTDQRFSEILTGSVWALSARVAATALGLVASIIIARVYGAEVMGIVAVMQSFLMLVSIFTVLGTKTSLLRLIPEHLVKYSPTSAFKVYRKTQWIVITASVLTATLFLLAADFISDRIFSKPHLSSYFSMAAIFVVFKSLTELNTQAVRGLRLIKTFAIMQILPQGFNLLLLISIGLLLPTRDVPVYALLGGFAMTGILGWIIMDYSFRKRMYTDDPVQTMSIFDILSISFPMLMTATMTFVIGQTGVIMLGMFRSEAEVGYYAIAVKLATLTSFVLTAVNSMAGPKFSELFHSGKTDELFYVAKRSAKLIFWTTTPILLSLVIVGKPVLHIAFGPEFTVAYPALLLVVLGQFVNSISGATGLFMNMTGNQRVFRNIVFATAFANVGLNFMLIPSYGIHGAATAAMFSLMTWNIATLGYIKLKFGKTTGYFPKIA, via the coding sequence ATGATCAGAATACTCAAACAAACACTCCATAACCTCACAACTGATCAGCGTTTCTCAGAAATCTTGACCGGATCTGTCTGGGCACTGTCAGCCCGTGTAGCAGCTACTGCCTTGGGGCTTGTTGCCAGCATTATCATTGCCCGAGTTTACGGCGCAGAAGTTATGGGAATTGTTGCAGTTATGCAGTCCTTTCTGATGCTTGTAAGTATTTTTACTGTCTTGGGCACCAAAACATCTCTGCTTCGGTTAATCCCGGAGCACTTAGTAAAATATTCCCCCACTTCTGCATTTAAAGTCTATCGCAAAACCCAATGGATCGTTATCACTGCATCTGTGTTAACTGCAACTCTGTTTTTACTTGCCGCAGACTTTATCTCGGATAGGATTTTTTCCAAGCCTCATCTGTCTTCTTATTTTTCCATGGCGGCGATTTTTGTGGTCTTTAAATCATTGACAGAGCTAAACACCCAGGCCGTTCGGGGGCTTCGGCTGATAAAGACTTTTGCTATCATGCAGATTCTGCCACAGGGATTTAACCTCCTGCTACTCATATCGATAGGCCTATTGTTGCCTACCCGGGATGTGCCGGTTTATGCTCTGCTTGGTGGGTTTGCGATGACCGGGATTCTTGGCTGGATCATTATGGACTATTCATTCAGGAAAAGGATGTATACGGATGATCCCGTTCAGACCATGTCAATCTTTGATATTCTTTCCATCTCTTTTCCTATGCTCATGACGGCGACGATGACATTTGTCATCGGCCAGACCGGAGTAATCATGCTGGGCATGTTTCGCAGCGAGGCTGAGGTGGGCTATTATGCTATTGCTGTAAAGCTTGCAACCTTGACATCCTTTGTCTTAACTGCAGTAAATTCCATGGCTGGACCAAAATTTTCCGAACTTTTTCATTCTGGAAAGACGGATGAGCTATTTTATGTAGCTAAGAGATCAGCAAAACTAATTTTCTGGACGACTACACCGATTCTGCTGTCCCTTGTTATTGTCGGGAAACCGGTATTGCATATAGCCTTTGGACCCGAATTTACTGTTGCTTACCCGGCCCTTTTGCTGGTTGTACTAGGGCAGTTCGTTAATTCCATATCTGGCGCAACCGGCCTTTTCATGAACATGACGGGCAACCAGAGGGTTTTCAGAAATATTGTTTTCGCTACTGCTTTTGCCAATGTAGGCCTTAATTTTATGCTCATACCCTCCTATGGAATTCATGGGGCAGCCACGGCAGCAATGTTCAGCCTTATGACTTGGAACATCGCTACGCTGGGCTATATAAAATTGAAGTTCGGCAAGACTACTGGGTATTTTCCCAAAATAGCCTGA
- a CDS encoding transposase encodes MSPIPVKKHAAVEVENRLILPTTLTSGSHSDSTYLPYATIYSMHTDQKIDAVYAGKGYAGAPNRNFPAMNEIADGIMRKNNINACLTETEIARNKSISKKRYIVEQYFGLATLFDDRSRARFTTIFKNASMPCSDNLPLTCAKGPAS; translated from the coding sequence ATGTCTCCCATTCCGGTAAAAAAACATGCCGCAGTCGAGGTGGAAAATAGACTAATTTTGCCAACCACCCTCACCTCAGGCTCTCACAGCGACTCGACCTATCTGCCCTATGCCACCATCTACAGCATGCACACCGATCAGAAAATCGATGCCGTCTATGCCGGCAAGGGCTATGCGGGCGCCCCGAATCGAAACTTTCCTGCCATGAACGAAATCGCTGACGGCATCATGCGAAAAAACAATATCAACGCTTGCCTTACCGAAACCGAAATTGCCAGAAACAAATCCATCTCCAAAAAACGATACATTGTCGAACAGTACTTTGGCCTGGCTACCCTGTTTGATGATCGCAGTCGGGCACGGTTTACCACCATTTTTAAAAACGCATCGATGCCATGTTCAGACAATTTGCCTTTAACTTGTGCAAAGGGGCCGGCATCCTAA
- a CDS encoding ComEA family DNA-binding protein, whose protein sequence is MKRATMIFATMLTMALVMSWAVPAISEELGIVNINTANVEKLMTLEGIGKAYAQRIVEFRDKNGPFKNPQDLTKIKGIGERILELNKGRIVVKDT, encoded by the coding sequence ATGAAAAGAGCGACCATGATTTTTGCAACGATGCTGACGATGGCTTTGGTAATGTCATGGGCGGTTCCAGCCATTTCCGAGGAGTTGGGAATCGTGAACATCAACACCGCTAATGTGGAAAAACTGATGACGCTTGAAGGCATTGGCAAGGCCTATGCGCAACGCATCGTCGAATTTCGGGACAAGAACGGTCCCTTTAAAAATCCCCAAGACCTGACGAAGATCAAAGGCATCGGAGAGCGAATACTCGAACTCAACAAAGGCAGGATCGTTGTAAAAGACACTTAG
- a CDS encoding beta-ketoacyl synthase N-terminal-like domain-containing protein, with amino-acid sequence MNDKPLIAIVGMSGVFPKATGLSMFWHNIVNKVDATVEIPDNRWPVAADWTLDDTPIPDKAYSRRACLIQNFSFDADRFFKDGCSYGELEPLHQWVLHAVDDAVLQCSLDAINKQRIGTILAAIALPTAASSAMTGRFYGDRLLNSAAPEIEDCLKTHSGAMPADACIQNRSKVMDPSVRRDVGGGSRIVSAPAALVARVFGFGGGTFTLDAACASSIFAVKLACDELQAFRADAMIAGGVSGADTVYTQIGFSQLRALSRSGRCAPFDASADGLLVGEGAGILVLKRLDDALRDGDTVYGVIHGIGLSNDMRGNLLAPDSEGQLRAMRSAYAAAGWQPWEVDYIECHGAGTPVGDATELKSLCELWREAPADHGPCGIGSVKSMIGHLLTGAGAAGMIKTLLALHHGTLPPSLKFEKPGANSPLIGAPFHVQTEPADWPLNPAGRPPRAAVSAFGFGGINGHVLFEKLDAKRAIKSSPSPANISAAPSIRHDIDVTGVAPAPCDIAIVGIEVALGPLASRTAFQQAVFNGKQALIDPPQTRWRISETFAQLNGKPLRSGGFVAEVSVELGEFQIPPGEIPDILPQQLLMLKVAAGAMADAGLPLRQPRVRMGTIIGIGFDYEATNFHLRWVLPEWVPRWREAFGLRIDDRLDDQRIDAWLIEARDTCGPPLTPTRTLGALGGIVASRIAREFRFGGPSFVVSAEEASGLRAVELAVRLLQSGQTDAMLVGAVDLNCDERNLASRFSPQSLSAGGRIHSFDRNADGTLPGEGAVALVLKRLADAQAHGDRIYAVIKGIAGAHAGEGDTTGGRTAAYVRSMSQALSEGGVSASHLGLVETHGSAIPEEDDVESAALHSLFAGRLKEKGCAIAVGALQPIVGHTGAVAGLGSLVKAALCLHHCLLPAMPHFQAPRSDLWRDGPFHFPRQTVFWTRNRKDGPRHACVASMTADGNCMQVVMSEAEALGQPAEMATSQVSRPMGALPYGLFVVRGMDAADVLQRLDLLHTRVGELHRPESQPIDAIMETLAHQWHLHQPAAPHPGHAVAIVASSPDDLIDSIQEARSALHSGTQRQMGPRGGLCHFPEERFVGGRLAFVFPGSGNHEVGMGRTLGAHWPEVLQAMDAGTDRLHDQMLPHLYDPRRIDWPDGWQAESYRAIASDPLHMIFGQVIFGVQMARLLKKFLPRPEAAIGYSLGESAALFGLGAWPDHGQMLERLAASDLFKTELSGPCRALQQAWGLTGDQPVDWRVAVVNRPVDQVDRAIADTPHVRRLIINTPNECVIGGLAGQIQKVVATLKCEALYLDGVVTVHCDAARPVADAYRALHHFPETKPVDGVRFYSCAGAQAYTVTPDAAADAILAQALHGFDYPRTIEQAYADGVRIFVEAGPQSSCTRMIRQILGDRPHLAVAAHVRGEHECLTLLKCLGTLAAAGVAVDLDALYCYPEDDFKAGKKPSDTAIRVTVGGPPITLPPLPRVADAAEPQSVAVSVPVADRTTPRPGVSKPDALEGDAADSNASIPLPNNAQTQELSGMLAELKANVAAMARAHQAYLDLSQEMTREFGKAFEMQNTLMQALAGLQEGASASTPPPEPAAPPERTPAPAASPVAFDRDQCLAFAIGSVGAVLGPEFDVVDTYKVRVRLPDEPLMLVDRIVSVEGEKCSLGSGRVVTEHDVLPGAWYLDGGRAPVCISVEAGQADLFLCSYLGIDHQVKGERSYRLLDAKIRFHRGLPQPGETIRYDIHIDRFVKQGPTYLFFFRYEGHISDQHLITMTDGCAGFFTEEEVRNSGGIILTDEDRSPAVRVDGESFAPLVPVSRESYDDRQVEALRTGRAETCFGESFKGIGLPPALRLPGGRMRLIDRVVALDPKGGPWGLGTIRAEADIHPDDWFLTCHFVDDKVMPGTLMYECCAHTLRVLLLRLGWITDRTDACYEPVLGIPCRLKCRGPVTPSTRQVHYELEIKEIGYKPEPYVIADAHMYADGHNIVFFKDMSMQMSGVSAQEIRRFWQARAKGAAAGPVQAPSKPALYTQAQILAFAVGRPSEAFGDKYRIFDSERRIARLPGPPYCFMDRVIAVEPEPWIVRAGGWVEAQYDVPADAWYFAADRSGVMPFCVLLEIALQPCGWLAAYAGSALKSQRDLKFRNLGGQGTVHANLLPGNQILTMRTRMTKVSEAADMIIEHFDFEVWSERGKVYTGNTYFGFFTAQALAQQVGLRESVFTPDAADIATAQRRPFPDEAPFVPDEVPGGVRYRPEGLALPAKSLLMIDAIEVFNHNGGPHGLGFVRGSKLVDPSEWFFKAHFYQDPVCPGSLGVESFLQLVKFAAMRRWPELNATHRFETLCGRSHDWQYRGQVIPANKMVQVDAVITRIEEGDEPVIMADGWLHVDGICIYKMKDFGIRLARL; translated from the coding sequence ATGAACGATAAACCCTTGATTGCCATTGTGGGCATGTCGGGCGTATTCCCAAAAGCGACCGGCCTTTCCATGTTTTGGCACAATATCGTGAATAAGGTCGATGCAACGGTCGAGATTCCGGACAACCGTTGGCCGGTTGCAGCGGATTGGACCCTTGATGACACCCCTATTCCGGACAAGGCCTATTCCCGGCGCGCCTGTTTGATCCAAAATTTCAGCTTTGACGCGGACCGTTTTTTCAAGGACGGATGCTCATATGGCGAGTTAGAACCGCTGCATCAGTGGGTGTTGCACGCGGTCGACGATGCCGTCCTCCAATGCAGCCTGGATGCCATCAACAAACAACGGATTGGCACCATCCTCGCGGCCATCGCTTTACCCACGGCAGCCTCATCAGCAATGACCGGACGGTTTTATGGCGATCGATTATTGAATTCGGCGGCACCTGAAATTGAGGATTGCCTAAAAACTCATAGCGGTGCCATGCCGGCGGATGCCTGCATCCAGAATAGATCGAAAGTTATGGATCCCAGCGTTCGCCGGGATGTCGGAGGAGGGTCGCGCATCGTCAGCGCACCGGCGGCCCTGGTCGCCCGTGTCTTTGGGTTCGGAGGTGGGACCTTCACCCTGGATGCGGCCTGCGCCTCATCGATTTTTGCCGTCAAACTGGCCTGCGACGAGTTGCAGGCCTTTCGGGCCGATGCCATGATCGCCGGCGGCGTCTCGGGGGCCGACACGGTATACACGCAGATCGGCTTCAGCCAACTGCGGGCCTTGTCGCGTTCCGGCCGTTGCGCGCCTTTCGATGCTTCGGCCGACGGCCTGCTGGTGGGCGAAGGGGCCGGCATCCTCGTGTTGAAACGGCTGGACGACGCCCTGCGTGACGGCGATACGGTATATGGGGTCATCCACGGCATCGGACTGTCCAACGACATGCGCGGCAACTTACTGGCGCCCGATTCCGAGGGCCAGTTGCGGGCCATGCGCAGCGCCTATGCGGCAGCCGGCTGGCAGCCCTGGGAGGTGGATTACATCGAATGCCATGGCGCAGGCACGCCGGTGGGAGATGCCACGGAGCTCAAGAGCCTGTGCGAGCTATGGCGGGAAGCGCCGGCCGACCACGGTCCATGCGGCATCGGATCTGTGAAATCCATGATCGGACATCTGCTTACCGGGGCCGGCGCGGCCGGCATGATCAAGACCTTGCTGGCACTCCATCACGGCACCCTGCCCCCCTCCCTGAAGTTCGAAAAGCCGGGCGCAAACAGCCCCCTGATCGGTGCACCCTTCCACGTTCAAACCGAACCAGCCGACTGGCCGCTTAACCCTGCGGGTAGACCGCCCCGTGCGGCCGTGAGCGCCTTTGGTTTCGGCGGTATCAACGGGCACGTTCTCTTCGAAAAGTTGGACGCCAAAAGAGCCATCAAATCGTCGCCGAGCCCGGCAAACATTTCTGCCGCGCCATCCATCCGCCACGACATCGATGTGACGGGCGTGGCCCCTGCGCCATGCGATATCGCCATCGTGGGCATTGAGGTCGCTCTCGGCCCCCTCGCCTCGCGAACGGCATTCCAGCAGGCTGTTTTCAATGGCAAACAGGCGTTGATCGACCCTCCTCAAACGCGCTGGCGCATCTCCGAGACGTTTGCCCAACTCAATGGAAAACCGTTGCGGTCCGGCGGCTTTGTCGCTGAGGTCAGTGTGGAATTGGGAGAATTTCAGATTCCCCCGGGTGAAATTCCCGACATTCTACCCCAGCAGCTTTTGATGCTCAAAGTGGCGGCCGGGGCCATGGCAGACGCCGGGCTGCCCTTGCGCCAGCCGCGCGTCCGCATGGGAACGATCATCGGCATCGGATTCGATTACGAGGCCACCAATTTCCACCTGCGCTGGGTCCTGCCCGAGTGGGTGCCTCGGTGGCGGGAAGCATTCGGATTGCGGATCGACGATCGCCTCGATGATCAACGAATAGACGCATGGCTGATCGAGGCCAGGGACACGTGCGGACCGCCGTTGACGCCGACGCGGACCCTGGGGGCATTGGGCGGCATCGTGGCCAGCCGCATCGCACGTGAATTCCGCTTCGGCGGGCCTTCGTTCGTCGTCTCCGCCGAGGAGGCTTCGGGCCTGCGCGCCGTGGAGTTGGCCGTGCGGTTGCTGCAATCCGGCCAAACGGACGCCATGCTGGTGGGCGCCGTGGACCTGAACTGTGACGAACGCAATCTGGCGTCACGGTTCTCTCCCCAATCGCTCAGTGCCGGCGGTCGAATTCATTCTTTTGACCGGAATGCCGACGGCACCCTGCCAGGTGAGGGGGCCGTGGCCCTGGTGCTCAAACGCCTGGCTGACGCCCAGGCCCACGGCGACCGGATCTATGCCGTAATCAAGGGCATTGCCGGCGCGCATGCCGGAGAAGGCGACACGACCGGTGGCCGGACCGCCGCCTACGTCCGCTCGATGTCTCAGGCGCTCTCCGAAGGTGGAGTCTCAGCCTCTCATCTCGGTCTGGTGGAGACCCATGGCAGCGCCATCCCCGAAGAAGATGACGTCGAATCTGCCGCGCTTCATAGTTTATTTGCCGGCCGTCTCAAGGAAAAAGGCTGCGCCATCGCGGTGGGCGCCCTCCAACCCATCGTGGGCCACACCGGGGCCGTGGCTGGTTTGGGCTCTTTGGTCAAAGCCGCTCTCTGCCTGCATCATTGTCTGCTGCCGGCCATGCCCCATTTCCAGGCGCCCCGCAGCGACCTATGGCGCGATGGCCCCTTTCACTTTCCACGGCAGACGGTTTTCTGGACCCGTAACCGCAAGGATGGTCCCCGACATGCCTGCGTCGCGAGCATGACCGCGGACGGCAACTGCATGCAGGTCGTCATGAGCGAAGCCGAAGCACTAGGTCAACCTGCAGAGATGGCAACCTCCCAGGTGAGCCGGCCCATGGGCGCCCTGCCCTATGGTCTCTTCGTGGTCAGGGGCATGGATGCGGCGGATGTACTGCAGCGTCTGGATCTTCTGCATACCCGCGTGGGAGAGTTACACCGACCGGAGAGTCAACCGATCGACGCCATCATGGAAACCTTGGCCCACCAGTGGCACCTCCATCAACCGGCCGCGCCGCATCCCGGGCACGCAGTCGCCATAGTGGCCTCTTCCCCGGACGACTTAATCGACTCCATCCAGGAGGCGCGCTCCGCCCTGCACTCCGGCACACAACGCCAGATGGGCCCGCGCGGCGGTCTCTGCCACTTTCCGGAAGAGCGATTCGTCGGCGGGCGGTTGGCCTTCGTCTTTCCCGGTTCGGGCAACCACGAGGTCGGCATGGGCCGCACTCTTGGGGCCCATTGGCCGGAGGTACTGCAGGCCATGGACGCCGGAACGGACCGGCTGCACGACCAGATGCTGCCCCACCTCTATGATCCCCGCCGCATCGATTGGCCCGATGGCTGGCAGGCTGAAAGCTACCGGGCCATCGCGTCCGATCCCCTGCACATGATCTTCGGCCAGGTGATCTTCGGGGTTCAAATGGCCCGTTTGCTGAAAAAATTTCTTCCCCGGCCCGAGGCCGCCATCGGCTATAGCCTGGGGGAGTCCGCTGCCCTTTTCGGACTGGGCGCCTGGCCCGATCACGGCCAGATGCTCGAACGGCTGGCCGCCTCGGACCTTTTTAAAACCGAACTCTCCGGCCCCTGCCGCGCCCTGCAGCAAGCCTGGGGGCTTACCGGTGATCAACCGGTGGACTGGCGCGTGGCGGTGGTCAACCGGCCGGTCGATCAGGTGGACCGCGCCATCGCCGACACCCCCCATGTGCGCCGCCTGATCATCAATACCCCCAACGAGTGCGTGATCGGAGGTCTGGCCGGCCAGATCCAAAAGGTCGTCGCCACGCTCAAATGCGAGGCGCTCTACCTGGACGGCGTGGTCACCGTCCATTGCGATGCGGCCCGGCCCGTGGCCGACGCCTACCGGGCGCTGCACCATTTCCCCGAGACCAAACCGGTGGATGGGGTGCGATTTTACAGCTGCGCTGGAGCCCAGGCTTATACGGTTACGCCCGATGCGGCCGCCGACGCCATCCTGGCCCAGGCCCTTCACGGCTTCGATTATCCCCGCACCATCGAACAAGCCTATGCCGACGGGGTGCGCATCTTCGTGGAAGCCGGCCCTCAATCCTCCTGCACCCGAATGATCCGGCAGATCCTCGGCGACCGGCCCCACCTGGCCGTCGCCGCCCATGTGCGCGGCGAGCACGAATGCCTGACCCTGCTCAAATGTCTGGGCACCCTGGCGGCAGCCGGAGTGGCGGTCGATCTGGATGCCCTCTATTGCTACCCGGAAGATGATTTCAAGGCCGGGAAAAAGCCGAGCGACACGGCCATACGGGTGACGGTGGGCGGACCGCCCATCACCCTTCCGCCGCTGCCTCGGGTGGCCGACGCCGCCGAACCCCAATCCGTCGCGGTATCCGTTCCGGTGGCCGATCGGACAACGCCCAGGCCTGGTGTTTCCAAGCCTGACGCCCTGGAAGGGGACGCCGCAGATTCGAACGCTTCCATACCATTGCCAAACAACGCCCAGACTCAGGAATTGTCCGGCATGCTCGCCGAGCTCAAAGCCAACGTGGCTGCCATGGCCCGCGCACACCAGGCGTATCTCGATCTCTCTCAAGAGATGACCCGCGAATTCGGCAAGGCCTTCGAGATGCAGAACACGCTCATGCAGGCCCTCGCCGGGCTTCAGGAGGGCGCCTCTGCCTCGACGCCTCCGCCGGAACCTGCAGCGCCCCCTGAGCGTACGCCGGCGCCGGCAGCCTCGCCCGTCGCCTTTGACCGGGATCAGTGCCTGGCCTTTGCCATCGGCTCGGTGGGCGCGGTCCTGGGACCGGAGTTCGACGTGGTGGACACCTACAAGGTGCGCGTGCGGCTGCCCGACGAACCGCTGATGCTGGTGGACCGCATTGTATCGGTCGAAGGGGAAAAATGCAGCCTCGGATCGGGCCGCGTGGTCACCGAGCACGACGTGCTTCCAGGTGCCTGGTACCTGGACGGCGGTCGGGCGCCGGTTTGCATCTCGGTGGAAGCCGGCCAGGCCGACCTCTTCTTGTGCAGCTACCTGGGCATCGATCATCAGGTCAAGGGCGAACGCAGCTATCGCCTGCTCGACGCCAAAATTCGGTTTCACCGGGGCCTGCCGCAGCCAGGCGAAACCATTCGTTACGACATTCACATCGACCGCTTCGTCAAACAGGGGCCCACTTACCTCTTCTTCTTCCGCTATGAAGGTCACATCAGCGATCAGCACCTGATCACCATGACCGACGGGTGCGCCGGGTTTTTCACGGAGGAGGAGGTGCGCAATTCCGGCGGCATCATTCTCACCGACGAGGACCGCAGTCCGGCAGTCCGCGTCGACGGCGAATCGTTCGCCCCGCTGGTGCCCGTGAGCCGAGAATCCTATGATGACCGGCAGGTGGAGGCCCTGCGCACCGGCCGAGCTGAAACCTGTTTCGGGGAGTCATTCAAAGGGATCGGCCTGCCGCCCGCCCTGCGCCTGCCCGGCGGCAGAATGCGCCTGATCGATAGGGTGGTGGCGCTGGATCCCAAAGGCGGCCCCTGGGGGTTGGGTACCATCCGGGCCGAAGCCGACATTCACCCCGACGACTGGTTTCTCACCTGCCATTTCGTGGACGACAAAGTGATGCCCGGCACCTTGATGTACGAATGCTGCGCCCACACCCTGCGCGTGCTGCTGCTCCGCCTGGGCTGGATCACCGACCGCACCGATGCCTGCTACGAGCCGGTCCTCGGCATTCCATGCCGCCTCAAGTGCCGCGGACCGGTGACCCCAAGCACCCGGCAAGTGCACTACGAGCTGGAAATCAAGGAGATCGGCTACAAGCCGGAACCCTATGTGATCGCCGATGCCCACATGTATGCCGACGGCCACAACATCGTCTTTTTCAAGGACATGTCCATGCAGATGAGCGGCGTCTCGGCCCAAGAAATCCGCCGCTTTTGGCAAGCGCGCGCAAAGGGCGCTGCCGCTGGACCGGTCCAGGCCCCATCCAAACCCGCCCTCTACACCCAGGCCCAGATCCTGGCCTTTGCCGTGGGCCGCCCCTCCGAGGCGTTCGGCGACAAGTACCGAATTTTCGACAGCGAACGGCGCATCGCCCGCCTGCCCGGCCCGCCTTACTGCTTCATGGACCGGGTCATCGCGGTGGAGCCGGAACCCTGGATCGTGCGAGCCGGCGGCTGGGTCGAAGCGCAATACGACGTGCCGGCCGACGCCTGGTATTTCGCGGCAGACCGCAGTGGGGTCATGCCCTTTTGTGTGCTGCTCGAAATCGCCCTGCAGCCTTGCGGCTGGTTGGCCGCCTACGCCGGATCGGCCCTGAAGAGCCAAAGGGATCTGAAATTCCGCAACCTGGGCGGACAAGGCACCGTACATGCCAATCTCCTGCCAGGAAATCAGATCCTGACCATGCGCACGCGCATGACCAAGGTCTCCGAAGCGGCCGACATGATCATCGAGCATTTCGATTTCGAGGTATGGAGTGAGCGCGGCAAAGTTTACACGGGCAACACCTATTTCGGCTTTTTCACCGCGCAGGCGCTGGCCCAACAGGTTGGCCTGCGCGAGTCTGTGTTTACACCCGACGCCGCCGATATTGCGACAGCCCAACGGCGACCGTTCCCCGATGAAGCGCCCTTCGTGCCCGACGAGGTGCCCGGAGGTGTGCGCTACCGTCCCGAGGGGTTGGCCCTGCCCGCCAAGAGCCTGCTCATGATCGATGCCATCGAGGTCTTCAATCACAACGGCGGGCCGCATGGCCTGGGGTTTGTGCGCGGGTCCAAGCTGGTCGATCCGTCCGAATGGTTCTTCAAGGCCCATTTTTACCAGGACCCGGTCTGTCCTGGCTCTCTGGGTGTGGAATCCTTCCTGCAACTGGTCAAGTTTGCGGCGATGCGGCGCTGGCCCGAACTCAACGCTACCCACCGGTTCGAAACGCTTTGCGGGCGATCCCACGATTGGCAGTATCGTGGCCAGGTGATTCCCGCCAACAAGATGGTGCAAGTGGACGCGGTCATCACCCGTATTGAGGAGGGGGACGAACCGGTCATCATGGCTGACGGCTGGTTGCATGTGGATGGGATTTGCATATATAAGATGAAGGATTTCGGGATTAGGTTGGCGAGATTGTAA